A stretch of the Pongo pygmaeus isolate AG05252 chromosome 16, NHGRI_mPonPyg2-v2.0_pri, whole genome shotgun sequence genome encodes the following:
- the PGBD4 gene encoding piggyBac transposable element-derived protein 4 produces the protein MSNPRKRSIPMRDGNTGLEQLLAEDSFDESDFSEIDDSDNFSDSALEDDKIRPLSHLESAGKSPTSSDSGRSMKWSARAMIPRQRYDFTGTPGRKVDVSDITDPLQYFELFFTEELVSKITRETNAQAALLASKPPGPKGFSRMDKWKDTDNDELKVFFAVMLLQGIVQKPELEMFWSTRPLLDTPYLRQIMTGERFLLLFRCLHFVNNSSISAGQSKAQISLQKIKPVFDFLVNKFSTVYTPNRNIAVDESLMLFKGPLAMKQYLPTKRVRFGLKLYVLCESQSGYVWNALVHTGPGMNLKDSADGLKSSRIVLTLVNDLLGQGYCVFLDNFNISPMLFRELHQNRTDAVGTAHLNRKQIPNDLKKRIAKGTTVARFCGELMALKWCDGKEVTMLSTFHNDTVIEVNNRNGKKTKKPRVIVDYNENMGAVDSADQMLTSYPSERKRHKVWYKKFFHHLLHITVLNSYILFKKDNPEHTMSHINFRLALIERMLEKHHKPGQQHLRGRPCSDDVTPLRLSGRHFPKSIPATSGKQNPTGRCKICCSQYDKDGKKIRKETRYFCAECDVPLCVVPCFEIYHTKKDY, from the coding sequence atgtcaaatcctagaaaacgtAGCATTCCTATGCGTGATGGTAATACCGGTCTCGAACAGTTGTTGGctgaagattcatttgatgaatctgATTTTTCGGAAATAGACGATTCTGATAATTTTTCGGATAGTGCTTTAGAAGACGATAAGATCAGGCCTCTGTCCCATTTAGAATCTGCTGGAAAGAGCCCTACATCAAGTGACTCAGGGCGCTCTATGAAATGGTCAGCTCGTGCTATGATTCCACGTCAAAGGTATGACTTTACCGGCACACCTGGCAGAAAAGTCGATGTCAGTGATATCACTGACCCATTGCAGTATTTTGAACTGTTCTTTACTGAGGAATTAGTTTCAAAAATTACTAGAGAAACAAATGCCCAAGCTGCCTTGTTGGCTTCAAAGCCACCAGGTCCGAAAGGATTTTCGCGAATGGATAAATGGAAAGACACTGACAATGACGAGCTCAAAGTCTTTTTTGCAGTAATGTTACTGCAAGGTATTGTGCAGAAACCTGAGCTGGAGATGTTTTGGTCAACAAGGCCTCTTTTGGATACACCTTATCTCAGGCAAATTATGACTGGTGaaagatttttacttttgtttcggTGCCTGCATTTTGTCAACAATTCTTCTATATCTGCTGGCCAATCAAAGGCCCAGATTTCATTGCAGAAGATCAAACCTGTGTTCGACTTTCTTGTAAATAAATTTTCAACTGTATATACTCCAAACAGAAACATTGCAGTTGATGAATCACTGATGCTCTTCAAGGGGCCATTAGCTATGAAGCAGTACCTCCCGACAAAACGAGTACGATTCGGTCTGAAGCTATATGTACTTTGTGAAAGTCAATCTGGTTATGTGTGGAATGCACTTGTTCACACTGGGCCCGGTATGAATTTGAAAGATTCAGCCGATGGCTTGAAATCATCGCGCATTGTTCTTACCTTGGTCAATGACCTTCTTGGCCAAGGGTATTGTGTCTTCCTCGATAACTTTAATATATCTCCCATGCTTTTCAGAGAATTACATCAAAATAGGACCGATGCAGTTGGGACAGCTCATTTGAACAGAAAACAGATTCCAAATGATCTGAAAAAAAGGATTGCAAAGGGGACGACTGTAGCCAGATTCTGTGGTGAACTTATGGCACTGAAATGGTGTGACGGGAAGGAGGTGACAATGTTGTCAACATTCCACAATGATACTGTGATTgaagtaaacaacagaaatggaaagaaaactaaaaagccACGTGTCATTGTGGATTATAATGAGAATATGGGAGCAGTGGACTCGGCTGATCAGATGCTTACTTCTTATCCATCTGAGCGCAAAAGACACAAGGTTTGGTATAAGAAATTCTTTCACCACCTTCTACACATTACAGTGCTGAACTCCTACATCCTCTTCAAGAAGGATAATCCTGAGCACACGATGAGCCATATAAACTTCAGACTGGCATTGATTGAAAGAATGCTGGAAAAGCATCACAAGCCAGGGCAGCAACATCTTCGAGGTCGTCCATGCTCTGATGATGTCACACCTCTTCGTCTGTCTGGAAGACATTTCCCCAAAAGCATACCAGCAACGTCCGGGAAACAGAATCCAACTGGTCGCTGCAAAATTTGCTGCTCCCAATACGACAAGGATGGCAAGAAGATCCGGAAAGAAACGCGCTATTTTTGTGCCGAATGTGATGTTCCGCTTTGTGTTGTTCCGTGCTTTGAAATTTACCACACGAAAAAAGATTATTAA